One Panicum virgatum strain AP13 chromosome 3N, P.virgatum_v5, whole genome shotgun sequence DNA segment encodes these proteins:
- the LOC120667182 gene encoding uncharacterized protein LOC120667182 isoform X1, which translates to MHETEIPDWIDPTNACRVVIDVSSYSTVEEDRSVYKKGRRLDWWVDADEYSIIDMEKDVLDHFSWGSYQEANFWYVGQNKETVRLGSDQELLTLLRGSKKVEFIMTVDRCVHVDMALTVTEMENERQVSVQENHVPDRCVHADMALTVTAMEDESQVSVEENQVADLDGLEWALEPQLGVTAAGPSRVVEEGNHDLDPGVDHEGDDPVGADEEWRYFKKKMQVQGEGSNEKVQQEKKKVDSKKSVTEDIDPEAVPSDEATMLRDAPYVPHTTYDRDNPDIKEGSTFPDKKTFKLMIQQYAIKREFQTFVEHSDKTRYRARCADSECGWKVHAKKLRGCPTFMVYYYARFLFHN; encoded by the exons ATGCATGAAACAGAGATCCCCGATTG GATCGATCCGACCAATGCTTGTAGAGTAGTGATTGATGTATCTTCCTACTCAACTGTTGAGGAGGATCGATCCGTGTACAAAAAGGGCAGACGCTTGGATTGGTGGGTGGATGCTGATGAGTACTCCATCATTGACATGGAGAAAGATGTTTTGGATCACTTCAGTTGGGGTAGCTATCAGGAAGCAAACTTTTGGTATGTGGGTCAGAACAAAGAAACAGTTCGCCTTGGTTCTGACCAAGAGCTTCTAACTTTGCTGCGAGGTTCAAAAAAGGTGGAGTTTATCATGACTGTAGATAGATGTGTGCATGTTGACATGGCTTTGACTGTGACTGAAATGGAGAATGAAAGACAAGTGTCAGTTCAAGAAAATCATGTGCCAGATAGATGTGTGCATGCTGATATGGCTTTGACTGTGACTGCAATGGAGGATGAAAGTCAAGTGTCAGTTGAAGAAAATCAAGTGGCAGATTTGGATGGTCTAGAATGGGCCTTGGAACCTCAACTGGGTGTTACAGCTGCTGGTCCTTCCAGAGTAGTAGAGGAGGGTAACCATGATTTGGACCCCGGTGTTGACCATGAGGGAGATGATCCAGTTGGAGCTGATGAAGAGTGGAGGTATTTCAAGAAGAAAATGCAGGTACAGGGAGAAGGAAGTAATGAGAAAGTGCagcaagaaaaaaagaaagtggACAGCAAAAAATCTGTAACTGAAGACATTGATCCTGAGGCTGTGCCAAGTGATGAGGCCACCATGTTGCGGGATGCTCCATATGTTCCACACACTACATATGACAGAGACAACCCTGATATAAAGGAAGGTTCAACATTTCCTGATAAAAAGACCTTCAAGCTAATGATTCAGCAATATGCCATAAAAAGGGAGTTTCAAACATTTGTGGAGCATAGTGATAAAACAAGATATAGGGCACGATGTGCAGATTCAGAGTGTGGATGGAAAGTTCATGCAAAGAAACTTCGTGGTTGCCCCACTTTCATGGTATACTactatgcaaggtttttgtTTCATAATTAG
- the LOC120667182 gene encoding uncharacterized protein LOC120667182 isoform X3, giving the protein MRKTQLLEAVLICLHCYNFRIDPTNACRVVIDVSSYSTVEEDRSVYKKGRRLDWWVDADEYSIIDMEKDVLDHFSWGSYQEANFWYVGQNKETVRLGSDQELLTLLRGSKKVEFIMTVDRCVHVDMALTVTEVSVEENQVADLDGLEWALEPQLGVTAAGPSRVVEEGNHDLDPGVDHEGDDPVGADEEWRYFKKKMQVQGEGSNEKVQQEKKKVDSKKSVTEDIDPEAVPSDEATMLRDAPYVPHTTYDRDNPDIKEGSTFPDKKTFKLMIQQYAIKREFQTFVEHSDKTRYRARCADSECGWKVHAKKLRGCPTFMVYYYARFLFHN; this is encoded by the exons ATGAGAAAGACCCAACTTTTGGAAGCAGTGCTAATTTGTTTGCACTGCTACAATTTCAGGATCGATCCGACCAATGCTTGTAGAGTAGTGATTGATGTATCTTCCTACTCAACTGTTGAGGAGGATCGATCCGTGTACAAAAAGGGCAGACGCTTGGATTGGTGGGTGGATGCTGATGAGTACTCCATCATTGACATGGAGAAAGATGTTTTGGATCACTTCAGTTGGGGTAGCTATCAGGAAGCAAACTTTTGGTATGTGGGTCAGAACAAAGAAACAGTTCGCCTTGGTTCTGACCAAGAGCTTCTAACTTTGCTGCGAGGTTCAAAAAAGGTGGAGTTTATCATGACTGTAGATAGATGTGTGCATGTTGACATGGCTTTGACTGTGACTGAA GTGTCAGTTGAAGAAAATCAAGTGGCAGATTTGGATGGTCTAGAATGGGCCTTGGAACCTCAACTGGGTGTTACAGCTGCTGGTCCTTCCAGAGTAGTAGAGGAGGGTAACCATGATTTGGACCCCGGTGTTGACCATGAGGGAGATGATCCAGTTGGAGCTGATGAAGAGTGGAGGTATTTCAAGAAGAAAATGCAGGTACAGGGAGAAGGAAGTAATGAGAAAGTGCagcaagaaaaaaagaaagtggACAGCAAAAAATCTGTAACTGAAGACATTGATCCTGAGGCTGTGCCAAGTGATGAGGCCACCATGTTGCGGGATGCTCCATATGTTCCACACACTACATATGACAGAGACAACCCTGATATAAAGGAAGGTTCAACATTTCCTGATAAAAAGACCTTCAAGCTAATGATTCAGCAATATGCCATAAAAAGGGAGTTTCAAACATTTGTGGAGCATAGTGATAAAACAAGATATAGGGCACGATGTGCAGATTCAGAGTGTGGATGGAAAGTTCATGCAAAGAAACTTCGTGGTTGCCCCACTTTCATGGTATACTactatgcaaggtttttgtTTCATAATTAG
- the LOC120667182 gene encoding uncharacterized protein LOC120667182 isoform X2 gives MRKTQLLEAVLICLHCYNFRIDPTNACRVVIDVSSYSTVEEDRSVYKKGRRLDWWVDADEYSIIDMEKDVLDHFSWGSYQEANFWYVGQNKETVRLGSDQELLTLLRGSKKVEFIMTVDRCVHVDMALTVTEMENERQVSVEENQVADLDGLEWALEPQLGVTAAGPSRVVEEGNHDLDPGVDHEGDDPVGADEEWRYFKKKMQVQGEGSNEKVQQEKKKVDSKKSVTEDIDPEAVPSDEATMLRDAPYVPHTTYDRDNPDIKEGSTFPDKKTFKLMIQQYAIKREFQTFVEHSDKTRYRARCADSECGWKVHAKKLRGCPTFMVYYYARFLFHN, from the exons ATGAGAAAGACCCAACTTTTGGAAGCAGTGCTAATTTGTTTGCACTGCTACAATTTCAGGATCGATCCGACCAATGCTTGTAGAGTAGTGATTGATGTATCTTCCTACTCAACTGTTGAGGAGGATCGATCCGTGTACAAAAAGGGCAGACGCTTGGATTGGTGGGTGGATGCTGATGAGTACTCCATCATTGACATGGAGAAAGATGTTTTGGATCACTTCAGTTGGGGTAGCTATCAGGAAGCAAACTTTTGGTATGTGGGTCAGAACAAAGAAACAGTTCGCCTTGGTTCTGACCAAGAGCTTCTAACTTTGCTGCGAGGTTCAAAAAAGGTGGAGTTTATCATGACTGTAGATAGATGTGTGCATGTTGACATGGCTTTGACTGTGACTGAAATGGAGAATGAAAGACAAGTGTCAG TTGAAGAAAATCAAGTGGCAGATTTGGATGGTCTAGAATGGGCCTTGGAACCTCAACTGGGTGTTACAGCTGCTGGTCCTTCCAGAGTAGTAGAGGAGGGTAACCATGATTTGGACCCCGGTGTTGACCATGAGGGAGATGATCCAGTTGGAGCTGATGAAGAGTGGAGGTATTTCAAGAAGAAAATGCAGGTACAGGGAGAAGGAAGTAATGAGAAAGTGCagcaagaaaaaaagaaagtggACAGCAAAAAATCTGTAACTGAAGACATTGATCCTGAGGCTGTGCCAAGTGATGAGGCCACCATGTTGCGGGATGCTCCATATGTTCCACACACTACATATGACAGAGACAACCCTGATATAAAGGAAGGTTCAACATTTCCTGATAAAAAGACCTTCAAGCTAATGATTCAGCAATATGCCATAAAAAGGGAGTTTCAAACATTTGTGGAGCATAGTGATAAAACAAGATATAGGGCACGATGTGCAGATTCAGAGTGTGGATGGAAAGTTCATGCAAAGAAACTTCGTGGTTGCCCCACTTTCATGGTATACTactatgcaaggtttttgtTTCATAATTAG